Proteins co-encoded in one Erwinia sp. genomic window:
- the leuB gene encoding 3-isopropylmalate dehydrogenase (ID:JIFNMEKO_02486;~source:Prodigal:2.6), protein MANNAHIAVLAGDGIGPEVMAQALKVLEAVRQRFGLKITTSAYDIGGAAIDSQQTPLPESTLRGCQHADAILFGSVGGPKWEHLPAVQQPERGALLPLRKHFRLFSNLRPARLHDELKDFCPLRSDIAAQGFDILVVRELTGGIYFGQPKGREGTGPHERAWDTEIYHRFEIERIARIAFEAARQRKNNVTSIDKANVLQSSILWREVVTEVSKEYPDVTLTHMYIDNATMQFIKAPAQFDVVLCSNLFGDILSDECAMITGSMGMLPSASLNEEGFGLYEPAGGSAPDIAGQNIANPIAQILSLALLLRFSLHATEAAEAIEQAISRVLAEGYRTRDLAGNGPAIGTDEMGTLIAGMIRG, encoded by the coding sequence ATGGCAAACAACGCACATATCGCAGTATTAGCCGGTGATGGTATCGGGCCCGAGGTCATGGCTCAGGCACTGAAAGTGTTAGAAGCAGTACGCCAACGTTTCGGACTGAAGATCACCACCAGTGCATATGATATCGGCGGTGCGGCTATCGACAGCCAGCAAACACCTCTGCCGGAAAGCACTTTACGCGGCTGCCAGCACGCTGACGCCATCCTGTTTGGTTCTGTTGGTGGACCTAAATGGGAGCATCTGCCTGCCGTTCAACAGCCTGAACGCGGAGCCCTGCTGCCCCTGCGAAAACATTTTCGCCTGTTCAGCAACCTGCGTCCCGCGCGCCTGCATGACGAACTGAAAGATTTTTGCCCACTGCGCAGCGATATTGCTGCACAAGGCTTTGATATTCTGGTTGTGCGTGAGCTGACCGGTGGTATCTATTTTGGCCAGCCCAAAGGGCGCGAAGGCACCGGGCCACATGAACGCGCCTGGGATACCGAAATTTATCACCGCTTTGAGATTGAACGCATCGCACGTATTGCTTTCGAGGCTGCCCGTCAGCGTAAAAACAACGTGACCTCGATTGATAAAGCCAATGTGCTGCAATCGTCGATTCTGTGGCGTGAAGTCGTCACTGAAGTGAGTAAAGAGTATCCCGATGTTACGCTGACACATATGTACATCGATAATGCCACTATGCAGTTTATTAAAGCCCCCGCACAATTTGATGTCGTGCTCTGTTCTAACCTGTTCGGCGACATTCTTTCTGACGAGTGCGCCATGATTACCGGTTCCATGGGTATGCTGCCCTCTGCCAGCCTTAATGAAGAGGGTTTCGGCCTGTATGAACCAGCAGGAGGATCCGCTCCCGACATCGCGGGGCAGAATATCGCCAACCCGATTGCGCAAATCCTCTCTCTGGCGCTGCTGTTGCGCTTCAGTCTGCACGCCACCGAAGCAGCAGAGGCCATCGAACAAGCAATAAGCCGGGTATTAGCAGAAGGATACCGTACCCGCGATTTGGCAGGTAATGGCCCGGCAATTGGTACGGATGAAATGGGAACACTGATAGCCGGGATGATTCGTGGGTAA
- the fabG_6 gene encoding 3-oxoacyl-[acyl-carrier-protein] reductase FabG (ID:JIFNMEKO_02484;~source:Prodigal:2.6), whose protein sequence is MDLRIQQRVALVCGAGSGLGQAMAHALAREGVHVAVTGRQPEKLQATVAAIREEKGTAEAFSLDLAKPDQFNHLLSEIRQCWGEVDILVNNSGGPPPSQAHNTDPALWQQHFSLMVSSLITLTDMVLPGMRDRGWGRIITSTSSGIISPIPNLALSNALRMSLLGWSKTLAGEVAAGGVTVNVLVPGRIATERVSDLDALKAQRQQTTPENIAAQSRQSIPVGRYGKPEEYGAVAAFLAGEPASYLTGSVIRVDGGMISSV, encoded by the coding sequence ATGGATTTACGTATTCAACAACGTGTAGCACTGGTATGTGGTGCAGGCAGTGGACTGGGGCAAGCGATGGCCCACGCTCTGGCCCGCGAAGGTGTGCATGTTGCGGTCACCGGACGTCAGCCAGAAAAACTACAGGCAACCGTAGCCGCAATCAGAGAAGAAAAGGGTACCGCGGAAGCGTTTTCTCTCGATCTGGCCAAACCCGATCAGTTTAATCATCTTTTATCTGAGATCAGGCAATGTTGGGGAGAGGTCGACATTTTGGTCAATAACTCTGGTGGACCACCGCCGTCCCAGGCGCACAATACCGACCCAGCCCTCTGGCAACAGCACTTTTCACTGATGGTTTCTTCGTTGATTACCTTAACCGATATGGTGTTACCTGGTATGCGCGATCGCGGCTGGGGACGCATTATTACCTCAACCTCTTCCGGCATCATTTCGCCTATTCCAAATCTGGCATTATCCAATGCATTGCGCATGAGCCTGCTCGGCTGGTCTAAAACGCTCGCCGGTGAAGTCGCCGCAGGTGGGGTGACCGTCAATGTACTGGTACCAGGACGCATTGCCACTGAGCGTGTCAGTGACCTCGATGCACTAAAAGCACAACGTCAACAAACTACGCCAGAGAACATAGCGGCACAAAGTCGGCAATCTATTCCAGTCGGTCGCTATGGTAAGCCGGAAGAATACGGTGCAGTCGCCGCTTTTCTTGCCGGGGAGCCGGCCAGTTACCTCACCGGGTCAGTGATACGGGTTGATGGTGGTATGATCAGCTCAGTTTGA
- the leuA gene encoding 2-isopropylmalate synthase (ID:JIFNMEKO_02485;~source:Prodigal:2.6) has translation MSEQVIIFDTTLRDGEQALQASLSVKEKLQIALALERMGVDVMEVGFPVSSPGDFQSVQTIAKQIKNSRVCALARCVEKDIDAAYEALRVAEAFRIHTFLATSPMHIATKLRSTLPEVIERSVAMIKRARNYTDDVEFSCEDGGRTPIDDLCRVVEAAINAGATTINIPDTVGYTLPGEYSAIFAQLRDRVPNIDKAILSVHTHDDLGMAVGNAIAAVQAGARQVEGTLNGLGERAGNCALEEVIMAIKVRSHLMNVRTNIHHQEIYRTSQIVSQICNMPIPANKAVVGTGAFAHSSGIHQDGVLKNRENYEIMTPESIGLNQIQLNLTSRSGRAAVKHRMDEMGYKEDDYNLDTLYTAFLKLADKKGQVFDYDLEALAFINKQNEEPEFFRLDYFNVQSGSSVLATAAVKLGCGDEIKSEAATGNGPVDAVYQALNRLTDFETELVNYQLTAKGQGKNALGQVDIVVNYNGRKFHGIGLATDIVESSAQAMINAMNNIWRARQVEQELQRKSQEQHPQEAV, from the coding sequence ATGAGTGAACAGGTCATTATTTTCGATACCACCCTGCGCGATGGCGAACAGGCATTACAGGCAAGTCTGAGTGTTAAAGAAAAATTGCAGATAGCCCTTGCTCTCGAACGCATGGGGGTAGATGTGATGGAAGTGGGCTTCCCGGTTTCTTCCCCTGGCGATTTTCAGTCAGTACAAACCATTGCAAAACAAATTAAAAACAGCCGCGTCTGTGCGCTGGCCCGCTGTGTGGAAAAAGATATTGATGCCGCGTATGAAGCATTGCGTGTTGCCGAAGCATTTCGCATTCACACTTTTCTCGCCACTTCACCGATGCATATTGCCACTAAATTACGTAGCACCCTGCCCGAGGTTATCGAACGTTCGGTGGCAATGATCAAGCGTGCACGTAATTACACCGATGATGTCGAGTTCTCCTGCGAAGATGGTGGCAGAACACCGATAGATGACCTTTGTCGTGTAGTAGAAGCGGCCATCAACGCGGGTGCAACAACCATCAATATTCCTGATACAGTCGGTTATACGCTGCCCGGTGAATACAGCGCTATCTTCGCACAGCTGCGTGACCGCGTACCGAATATCGATAAAGCGATTTTGTCGGTACACACCCATGACGATTTAGGTATGGCAGTTGGCAATGCTATCGCTGCGGTTCAGGCTGGTGCACGTCAGGTAGAAGGCACACTTAACGGACTGGGTGAACGTGCGGGTAACTGTGCACTGGAAGAGGTGATCATGGCAATTAAAGTGCGCAGCCATTTAATGAACGTGCGCACCAATATTCATCATCAGGAGATCTATCGCACCAGCCAGATTGTCAGCCAGATTTGTAACATGCCTATTCCTGCCAATAAAGCGGTTGTCGGTACCGGTGCCTTTGCACACTCTTCCGGTATTCATCAGGATGGCGTGCTGAAAAATCGCGAAAATTACGAAATCATGACACCGGAATCTATCGGCTTAAATCAGATTCAGTTGAATCTGACTTCACGCTCAGGGCGCGCTGCAGTGAAACACCGTATGGATGAAATGGGCTATAAAGAAGACGATTACAATCTGGATACCCTGTACACCGCCTTCCTGAAACTGGCAGACAAAAAAGGCCAGGTATTCGACTATGACTTAGAAGCTCTGGCATTTATCAACAAACAGAATGAAGAGCCAGAGTTCTTTCGCCTCGACTATTTCAATGTACAGTCAGGTTCCAGTGTGCTGGCAACTGCAGCAGTAAAACTGGGTTGTGGCGATGAAATAAAATCAGAAGCAGCGACAGGTAATGGCCCGGTCGATGCAGTCTATCAGGCATTAAATCGCCTCACTGACTTCGAGACAGAACTGGTCAATTACCAACTGACCGCTAAAGGTCAGGGGAAAAATGCGCTGGGACAAGTGGATATCGTGGTCAACTACAACGGACGCAAATTCCACGGTATTGGCTTAGCCACTGATATTGTCGAGTCGTCAGCTCAGGCAATGATCAATGCGATGAACAATATCTGGCGTGCCCGCCAGGTTGAACAAGAGTTACAACGTAAATCTCAGGAACAGCATCCGCAGGAGGCAGTGTAA
- a CDS encoding N-succinyl-L-Arg/Lys racemase (ID:JIFNMEKO_02477;~source:Prodigal:2.6): protein MRARLWRGELHYAGVTLHTATSGAINGLDTLWITLDEGAERGVGEVRLNIHYLHCYSAAQVLDNLRSVLAGWDWSADPATMLDSVHAADSLLLPPGCLLLDMALHDLLARRAQQSLAAWLGGTPAFVVYPTNQTLFWGSEQQMVQQATRYVERGFTQLKLRTGVAAVSEDVRRLQRLRKEFGDNLSLAIDVNGQWSAQQARDVFPQLAELGLAYIEQPLSPADDHLLPQLTAFGVPIMLDESLCNGLAIERLIAAEGALWAHLKLVKCGGIRPALALARRLQQADIPFMIGQMNEGHVATAAALQLCHAVNPIFAELYGADGLTDDPASGLYYHQGEVLVRDSFGLGVNFDDTQALFLQEFFYATDK from the coding sequence GTGAGGGCGCGATTGTGGCGTGGAGAGCTGCACTATGCTGGCGTGACATTACACACCGCTACCTCTGGCGCGATAAACGGGCTGGATACACTGTGGATAACGCTTGATGAGGGTGCTGAGCGCGGGGTCGGTGAGGTGCGTCTCAATATTCATTATCTGCATTGCTACTCTGCCGCCCAGGTGCTGGACAACCTGCGCAGTGTTCTGGCGGGGTGGGACTGGTCTGCTGACCCTGCGACGATGCTCGACAGTGTACATGCAGCAGACTCGTTATTGCTCCCGCCGGGGTGCTTGTTACTGGATATGGCGCTGCATGATTTGCTGGCCCGTCGGGCGCAACAAAGTCTGGCTGCCTGGCTCGGAGGTACTCCTGCTTTTGTTGTTTACCCGACCAACCAGACGCTGTTCTGGGGAAGTGAACAGCAAATGGTACAGCAGGCCACCCGTTATGTTGAACGTGGTTTCACGCAACTTAAGTTACGCACTGGTGTAGCGGCAGTAAGTGAGGATGTCAGACGATTACAACGGCTGCGTAAAGAGTTTGGTGACAATCTCTCTTTAGCGATTGACGTCAATGGGCAGTGGTCAGCTCAACAAGCACGAGATGTTTTCCCTCAACTGGCTGAACTGGGTTTGGCTTATATCGAACAACCTTTGTCGCCGGCAGATGATCATCTTTTGCCACAACTCACCGCTTTCGGGGTGCCAATTATGCTGGATGAAAGTCTGTGCAATGGCCTGGCTATTGAGCGATTAATCGCTGCAGAAGGAGCATTGTGGGCGCATCTGAAACTGGTCAAATGTGGCGGTATCCGGCCTGCGCTGGCATTGGCCCGTCGTCTGCAGCAAGCGGATATCCCGTTCATGATTGGTCAGATGAATGAAGGGCATGTCGCTACCGCCGCTGCGCTACAACTTTGTCATGCTGTAAACCCGATTTTTGCCGAATTGTATGGCGCCGATGGTTTGACTGATGATCCTGCCAGTGGACTTTATTACCACCAGGGGGAAGTGCTGGTGCGGGATAGTTTTGGTCTGGGGGTGAATTTTGATGACACTCAGGCCCTTTTTCTTCAGGAGTTCTTTTATGCAACAGACAAATAA
- a CDS encoding hypothetical protein (ID:JIFNMEKO_02483;~source:Prodigal:2.6) — translation MPSSSSASCRPITRQLLDLIYEARFDPNHHLREQYLADALGVSRTPIRAGLKELTRLGVVESRPNQGFFLLKKADELQQLVIEPPPSSDQTLYELLVRDRIAGVLNASFTQTEITQRYDVDRGVLTRTLVKLSEDGLIARNPGHGWHFLQTLNSNVALRNSYAFRLMLEPDALLSPELRIDRRTLKHLRAAHLRLITHPDITQVSAREIFETDASFHETLAECSGNMFVLQAIQQQNRLRRLLEFSSYHDKRRVKAWCEEHICIIDALRENQTTQAAELMRRHLQHACGQLQIPEQKQ, via the coding sequence ATGCCATCCAGTTCCTCTGCCAGCTGCCGTCCTATTACGCGACAATTGCTCGACCTGATATATGAAGCAAGATTCGATCCAAATCATCATTTACGTGAACAATATCTTGCCGATGCGCTCGGTGTTTCCCGCACGCCAATACGGGCGGGACTAAAAGAGTTAACCCGGCTTGGTGTGGTCGAATCACGTCCTAATCAGGGATTTTTCCTGCTGAAGAAAGCCGATGAATTACAACAGCTGGTAATCGAACCCCCACCGAGCAGTGATCAGACGTTATATGAATTGCTGGTACGCGACAGGATTGCCGGCGTGTTAAATGCCTCATTTACTCAGACAGAAATCACTCAACGTTATGATGTTGACCGCGGGGTGCTGACTCGCACGCTGGTCAAATTATCAGAAGATGGACTGATCGCCCGAAATCCCGGGCATGGCTGGCACTTTCTGCAGACGCTCAACTCTAACGTTGCGCTGCGAAACAGTTATGCTTTCCGCCTGATGCTTGAGCCTGATGCATTGTTGAGCCCTGAACTACGTATAGACCGCCGGACGTTGAAACACCTGCGGGCAGCACACCTGCGTCTGATTACCCATCCAGATATCACCCAGGTTTCGGCCCGCGAGATTTTTGAAACCGATGCCAGTTTTCATGAAACGCTGGCTGAATGCAGCGGTAATATGTTTGTTTTACAGGCCATTCAGCAACAAAATCGACTGCGTCGATTACTCGAATTTAGCAGCTATCATGATAAACGCCGGGTAAAAGCCTGGTGTGAAGAACATATTTGCATCATTGATGCGCTGAGGGAAAATCAGACCACACAGGCGGCAGAATTGATGCGCCGTCATCTGCAACACGCCTGTGGTCAGCTACAAATTCCCGAACAGAAGCAATAA
- the argE_3 gene encoding Acetylornithine deacetylase (ID:JIFNMEKO_02479;~source:Prodigal:2.6) has product MTTYQVDRVAMQRDLATLVAINTENPPGQEREAAECVAGWLREAGFNLSFSEYAPGRTNVIAVLTNGAGPVFAFNTHLDTVPAGTGWSSDPFTLTEREGRLYGRGACDAKGPLVAMVEALRILAVNRSHWSGTLMGVFTADEEVASEGAKYYVTEAPPAIDFAVIGEPTSNATFSADKGSLRPRVRIKGITAHSGTPELGVNAIYQSAKLLALIEETHQQEVCCRSHSLVGNASLTVTRIHGGHADNVIPDSCELLLDRRLVPGEDEAQVKAKLQLLLDTARTRDGVEAEIVSWQPTTGGAT; this is encoded by the coding sequence ATGACAACATATCAGGTTGATCGGGTAGCTATGCAACGAGATCTTGCCACTCTGGTGGCGATTAATACAGAGAACCCACCGGGACAGGAACGAGAAGCGGCGGAGTGCGTTGCTGGCTGGTTACGTGAGGCGGGTTTTAATCTCTCGTTCAGTGAGTATGCCCCAGGCCGGACTAATGTAATTGCTGTGCTCACCAATGGGGCAGGCCCTGTTTTCGCCTTCAACACACATCTCGACACGGTACCCGCTGGCACCGGCTGGTCGTCAGATCCTTTCACTCTTACTGAGCGCGAAGGGCGTCTGTATGGACGTGGGGCATGTGATGCTAAAGGTCCTCTGGTAGCAATGGTAGAGGCTTTGCGCATCCTGGCAGTGAATCGGTCGCACTGGTCAGGGACATTAATGGGGGTGTTTACCGCCGATGAAGAAGTGGCGAGTGAAGGTGCGAAGTATTATGTCACTGAGGCTCCTCCGGCAATAGACTTTGCCGTTATTGGCGAGCCTACCTCTAATGCGACATTTTCCGCCGATAAAGGCAGTTTACGTCCCCGGGTAAGGATAAAAGGTATTACAGCTCATTCGGGTACTCCCGAGTTAGGTGTTAATGCGATTTATCAGTCAGCTAAACTGCTCGCGCTAATTGAAGAGACTCACCAGCAGGAGGTGTGTTGTCGTTCTCATTCGCTGGTGGGCAACGCCAGTCTGACTGTCACACGTATTCATGGCGGACATGCCGATAATGTTATCCCTGACAGTTGTGAGTTATTACTCGATCGCCGTCTGGTACCGGGTGAAGATGAAGCTCAGGTGAAAGCTAAACTACAACTGTTGCTGGACACTGCCCGAACACGTGATGGTGTAGAGGCTGAAATTGTCTCGTGGCAACCCACTACCGGGGGAGCAACTTAA
- the hisJ gene encoding putative histidine-binding protein (ID:JIFNMEKO_02482;~source:Prodigal:2.6) — MLTTLRNKLSLLGALSLFAALPFTAHAAAERVTEGKLTYGTAATFRPFEFVKEGKLVGFDIDLITALSQKLNLQPVPLAMEFKVLILALQGKRIDIINSAMYVNPTRASQVDFVPYMKIGSLVVVKKGNPAAITGRDLSLCGKNIAVTLGGIEESQARADNQRCLAEKHPAINVMTFPAATDSAVAVALGRADAEFLSTPGTVALLSEKPGVFEATGK, encoded by the coding sequence ATGCTAACAACCTTACGTAATAAATTATCTTTGCTCGGGGCGCTTTCTCTGTTTGCTGCTTTACCTTTTACCGCACATGCCGCAGCAGAAAGAGTGACAGAAGGGAAACTTACTTATGGTACTGCGGCAACCTTTAGGCCGTTTGAATTTGTCAAAGAGGGGAAACTGGTTGGTTTTGATATTGATTTGATTACAGCACTCAGTCAAAAGCTAAACCTTCAGCCAGTGCCGCTGGCAATGGAATTCAAAGTGTTAATCCTCGCGTTACAGGGCAAACGCATCGATATCATTAATTCTGCTATGTATGTCAATCCTACCCGGGCTTCACAGGTGGATTTTGTGCCATACATGAAAATCGGCAGCCTGGTGGTGGTGAAAAAAGGAAATCCGGCAGCGATTACGGGACGTGATTTATCACTGTGTGGCAAAAACATCGCAGTGACACTAGGTGGAATAGAGGAGAGTCAGGCCCGGGCTGATAATCAGCGCTGCCTGGCGGAAAAGCACCCGGCGATCAATGTCATGACTTTCCCGGCAGCGACAGATTCGGCTGTTGCTGTTGCCCTGGGACGTGCGGATGCGGAGTTTTTGTCTACTCCCGGTACGGTGGCGCTATTGAGCGAAAAGCCAGGCGTTTTTGAAGCAACAGGCAAATAG
- a CDS encoding hypothetical protein (ID:JIFNMEKO_02478;~source:Prodigal:2.6), which translates to MQRSLNACLRHGQPHPGPFGFQGGCDLVHFRALGARGVVIGPGSLAVAHKPDEFVPAEEFFAAAAIYLDVALAMLPREQIA; encoded by the coding sequence GTGCAGCGCAGTCTCAATGCTTGTCTGCGTCACGGACAGCCTCATCCTGGTCCGTTTGGTTTCCAGGGGGGATGTGATCTGGTGCATTTTCGTGCATTAGGTGCAAGGGGGGTGGTGATTGGGCCGGGAAGCCTGGCCGTGGCGCATAAACCTGATGAGTTTGTTCCTGCTGAAGAGTTCTTCGCTGCCGCAGCGATCTATCTTGATGTGGCACTGGCGATGTTACCCCGGGAGCAAATAGCGTGA
- the yecS_4 gene encoding L-cystine transport system permease protein YecS (ID:JIFNMEKO_02481;~source:Prodigal:2.6): MSIDLMWHYFLSPGFVQGAGMTLLITLCSLLCGVVLGLVLALLQEAPFRVAKAGAFFYLWLFRGTPVLFQIIFVYNVLPGFGLRFSAFTCAVLALSLNEGAYMAEILRSGLQAVKSGQRTAAMALGMTQAQIMRKVVLPQAARIVLPPMGNQMISMLKSSALVSVIAVQELLLVANQEASASFRYFEALCAAGIYYLLLTSLFMLFQWWLERALDPKQRRRKKSSSASSVSEEVNPMKTTGGA, from the coding sequence ATGTCGATTGATTTAATGTGGCATTACTTCCTGTCACCGGGTTTCGTACAGGGAGCCGGAATGACACTGCTGATTACCCTGTGTTCGTTGCTATGTGGTGTGGTTCTGGGACTGGTACTGGCGTTGTTACAGGAAGCACCATTTCGCGTAGCGAAAGCAGGAGCCTTTTTTTATCTGTGGCTGTTTCGTGGAACGCCGGTGCTGTTTCAAATCATCTTTGTCTATAACGTGTTGCCCGGCTTTGGTTTGCGCTTCTCCGCGTTTACCTGTGCAGTTCTGGCGCTTTCATTAAATGAAGGTGCGTATATGGCTGAAATTTTACGTTCCGGATTACAGGCGGTGAAAAGTGGTCAGCGCACCGCGGCGATGGCTTTAGGCATGACTCAGGCACAGATTATGCGCAAAGTAGTCTTGCCACAGGCGGCGCGTATCGTGTTGCCGCCGATGGGTAACCAGATGATCAGTATGCTGAAATCGAGTGCTCTGGTATCAGTCATTGCAGTCCAGGAACTGCTGCTGGTGGCAAATCAGGAGGCAAGCGCCAGTTTCCGTTATTTTGAAGCGTTGTGTGCAGCGGGGATTTATTACTTATTACTTACCAGTCTGTTCATGCTGTTTCAGTGGTGGCTGGAACGTGCGTTAGATCCTAAGCAGCGTCGTCGGAAAAAATCATCTTCTGCTTCGTCTGTCAGTGAAGAGGTCAACCCGATGAAAACCACAGGAGGCGCATGA
- the glnQ_6 gene encoding Glutamine transport ATP-binding protein GlnQ (ID:JIFNMEKO_02480;~source:Prodigal:2.6), whose product MNLHTSPLLEMIGIDKSFGRQTVLKSCSLDVQRGETVVLIGPSGSGKSTLLRCVNLMSPADSGDVFFKQQNISRGEIPAHQLRQRIGMVFQNYELFSHLTAAENIMLAPMTVLGINRSEARKQAETLLAKVRIHDRADHFPDELSGGQQQRVAIARALAMKPELMLYDEPTSDLDPEMIREVLDVMAELSAEGMTSMVVTHEMAFARRAANKILFMEEGEILECASAEDFFSGQVTERAQHFLDQILH is encoded by the coding sequence ATGAACCTGCATACATCCCCCTTACTCGAAATGATCGGCATCGATAAGTCTTTTGGTCGTCAGACGGTGTTGAAAAGTTGTTCTCTTGATGTGCAGCGTGGTGAAACCGTGGTGCTGATTGGACCGTCAGGTTCAGGAAAATCGACGCTTTTACGCTGCGTAAATTTAATGTCTCCGGCTGACAGCGGCGATGTTTTTTTTAAACAGCAAAACATCAGCCGTGGCGAAATACCTGCTCATCAACTTCGCCAGCGCATCGGCATGGTATTTCAAAATTATGAACTTTTTTCCCATTTGACGGCAGCAGAAAACATCATGCTGGCACCGATGACCGTGCTGGGTATTAACCGTAGTGAAGCCCGTAAGCAGGCTGAAACGCTGCTGGCAAAAGTGCGCATTCATGATCGGGCAGACCACTTCCCTGATGAGCTATCAGGTGGACAGCAGCAACGTGTGGCTATTGCTCGTGCGCTGGCGATGAAGCCGGAATTAATGTTGTATGACGAGCCTACTTCCGATCTCGACCCGGAGATGATTCGTGAAGTACTGGATGTGATGGCGGAACTCAGCGCAGAAGGTATGACCAGCATGGTAGTGACCCACGAAATGGCGTTTGCACGTCGGGCAGCCAATAAAATTCTGTTTATGGAAGAGGGTGAAATCCTTGAATGCGCCAGTGCGGAAGATTTTTTTAGCGGGCAAGTTACAGAACGTGCACAGCACTTTCTTGACCAGATCCTTCATTAA
- the leuC gene encoding 3-isopropylmalate dehydratase large subunit (ID:JIFNMEKO_02487;~source:Prodigal:2.6) — protein sequence MKTLYEKLFDTHVVYQAENETPLIYIDRHLLHEVTSAQAFDGLRTHGRRVRQPTKTFATMDHNVSTETRDINASGEMARIQMSLLINNCAEFDIRLYDLKHPFQGIVHVMGPEQGLSLPGMTIVCGDSHTSTHGAFGALAFGIGTSEVEHVLATQTLKQARAKTMKIEVVGDVADGITAKDIALAIIGHTGSGGGNGHVVEFCGPAVTALSMEGRMTLCNMAIELGAKAGLIAPDQTTFDYLKGRQFAPEGELWDQAIAWWQTLKSDEGAHFDCVVTINAADIAPQVTWGTNPSQVIAVNALIPDPASFSDPVLRASAEKALAYMGLRPGIRLTDVAIDKVFIGSCTNSRIEDLRAAAAVVKGHKIAAGVQGYVVPGSGPVKAQAEAEGLDQIFLDAGFEWRLPGCSMCLAMNNDRLAPGERCASTSNRNFEGRQGRGGRTHLLSPAMAAAAAVAGHFADIRDLH from the coding sequence ATGAAAACCTTATATGAGAAGTTATTTGATACCCATGTGGTCTATCAGGCAGAGAACGAAACGCCGCTGATCTACATTGATCGCCACCTGCTTCACGAGGTGACGTCAGCACAGGCCTTTGATGGCCTGCGTACTCATGGCCGTCGTGTCCGTCAGCCGACGAAAACCTTCGCAACTATGGACCATAACGTGTCTACCGAAACCCGTGACATTAATGCCAGCGGTGAAATGGCCCGTATTCAGATGTCACTGCTAATTAATAATTGTGCTGAATTCGATATCCGGCTCTATGACCTGAAGCACCCTTTCCAGGGAATTGTGCATGTTATGGGTCCGGAACAGGGGCTGTCACTGCCGGGTATGACGATTGTTTGTGGTGACTCACATACCTCAACACACGGTGCTTTCGGTGCGCTGGCTTTTGGCATCGGTACATCAGAAGTCGAGCATGTTCTCGCCACGCAAACGCTGAAGCAGGCGCGAGCCAAAACAATGAAAATTGAGGTCGTCGGTGATGTCGCTGACGGCATCACCGCGAAAGATATTGCGCTGGCAATTATCGGACATACTGGCAGCGGCGGTGGTAACGGGCATGTGGTGGAATTCTGTGGCCCGGCAGTGACCGCTTTGAGTATGGAGGGTCGCATGACGCTCTGTAACATGGCGATTGAGCTGGGTGCCAAAGCCGGACTGATTGCACCAGACCAGACCACCTTCGACTACCTGAAAGGACGTCAGTTCGCTCCCGAAGGTGAACTCTGGGATCAGGCTATCGCCTGGTGGCAAACATTAAAAAGTGACGAAGGCGCCCATTTTGATTGCGTAGTCACCATCAATGCGGCAGATATAGCCCCGCAAGTGACCTGGGGGACAAACCCCAGTCAGGTTATCGCCGTCAATGCGTTGATCCCTGATCCGGCATCATTTTCAGATCCGGTGTTGCGCGCCTCAGCAGAAAAAGCATTAGCTTACATGGGATTGCGCCCGGGGATCAGGCTCACCGATGTTGCCATTGATAAAGTGTTTATAGGCTCCTGTACCAATTCCCGCATCGAGGATTTGCGTGCCGCCGCCGCCGTGGTAAAAGGCCATAAGATTGCTGCCGGAGTGCAGGGCTATGTCGTACCTGGTTCAGGACCGGTAAAAGCGCAGGCTGAAGCCGAAGGTCTTGACCAAATTTTCCTTGATGCGGGTTTTGAGTGGCGTTTACCGGGTTGCTCAATGTGCCTCGCGATGAATAACGATCGACTGGCTCCCGGTGAGCGTTGCGCCTCTACCAGTAATCGTAATTTTGAAGGACGTCAGGGACGTGGTGGGCGTACCCATCTGCTCAGTCCTGCCATGGCAGCGGCAGCGGCAGTAGCCGGACATTTTGCTGACATCCGTGATTTACACTAA